One stretch of Streptomyces sp. R21 DNA includes these proteins:
- the iolB gene encoding 5-deoxy-glucuronate isomerase, with product MTTTHHLPAGKAAAGPYAVDISPESAGWGHSSLRVLELPPGGWHSFDTGDSEWIVLPLAGSCTVAVEGKTFRLAGRRSVFTSVSDFVYVPRDAQVSLASRDGGRFALTGARCTRRLPARHQPASAVPVELRGTGNCSRQVNNFGAAGVFECDQLIAVEVITPGGNWSSFPPHKHDEHRPGEESELEEIYYFEIADHEGTPGLGYQRVSPSGHGQGTDVLAEVRDGDSVLIPDGWHGPSMAVPGHDMYYLNVMAGPGAERDWLICDHPDHGWIRGTWQGQPVDPRLPLYTAPEKS from the coding sequence ATGACGACCACGCACCACCTGCCCGCCGGAAAGGCGGCGGCCGGCCCCTACGCGGTGGACATCTCCCCCGAGTCGGCCGGCTGGGGCCACTCCAGCCTGCGCGTGCTCGAACTGCCCCCGGGCGGCTGGCACTCCTTCGACACCGGGGACAGCGAGTGGATCGTGCTGCCGCTCGCGGGGTCCTGCACGGTCGCCGTCGAAGGCAAGACCTTCCGGCTGGCTGGGCGCAGGAGTGTCTTCACTTCGGTCAGCGACTTCGTGTACGTGCCGCGCGACGCCCAGGTCTCCCTCGCCTCCCGCGACGGCGGACGCTTCGCACTCACCGGCGCCCGCTGCACCCGGCGGCTGCCCGCACGCCACCAGCCCGCCTCCGCGGTCCCCGTCGAACTGCGCGGCACCGGAAACTGCTCCCGCCAGGTCAACAACTTCGGCGCCGCAGGGGTCTTCGAGTGCGACCAGCTGATCGCCGTCGAGGTGATCACGCCGGGCGGCAACTGGTCCTCCTTCCCGCCGCACAAGCACGACGAGCACCGGCCCGGCGAGGAGTCCGAGCTGGAGGAGATCTACTACTTCGAGATCGCCGACCACGAGGGCACGCCCGGCCTCGGCTACCAGCGGGTCTCCCCCTCCGGCCACGGCCAGGGCACCGACGTGCTGGCCGAGGTCCGAGACGGCGACAGCGTCCTCATCCCGGACGGCTGGCACGGTCCGTCGATGGCCGTCCCCGGCCACGACATGTACTACCTCAACGTCATGGCGGGTCCCGGCGCCGAGCGCGACTGGCTGATCTGCGACCACCCCGACCACGGCTGGATCCGCGGCACGTGGCAGGGCCAGCCGGTCGACCCCCGACTCCCCCTCTACACGGCCCCGGAGAAGTCCTGA
- a CDS encoding deoxyribose-phosphate aldolase — protein MTISIPDLAAVRARHPEAVAEAAERRTRRPLIGDSGRLMIVAADHPARGALGVGGRRLAMANRADLLERLCVALSRPGVDGVLATADILEDLLLLGVLENKVVMGSMNRGGLAGASFEMDDRFTGHRAEDMKRLRFDAGKLLLRLDYEDRGSLKTLESTARAIDDMAARRLPVFVEPFISRRVDGTVRNDLSAEAVSRSIAIASGLAGTSAYTWLKLPVTEDADDMAEVLETSTLPTVLLGGEVGADQEGAYEKWRKALRLPTVQGMVVGRSLLYPAEGSVETAVDTAVGLL, from the coding sequence TTGACCATCAGCATCCCCGACCTCGCCGCGGTGCGCGCCCGGCACCCCGAGGCCGTCGCCGAAGCGGCCGAGCGCCGCACCCGCCGCCCGCTGATCGGCGACAGCGGCCGCCTCATGATCGTGGCCGCCGACCACCCGGCACGCGGCGCCCTCGGCGTGGGCGGCCGGCGGCTCGCCATGGCCAACCGCGCCGACCTGCTGGAGCGCCTGTGCGTCGCGCTGTCGCGGCCCGGCGTGGACGGGGTGCTGGCCACCGCGGACATTCTCGAAGACCTGCTGCTTCTCGGCGTACTGGAGAACAAGGTCGTCATGGGCTCGATGAACCGCGGCGGCCTGGCCGGAGCCTCCTTCGAGATGGACGACCGCTTCACCGGGCACCGCGCAGAGGACATGAAGCGGCTGCGCTTCGACGCGGGCAAGCTGCTGCTGCGCCTCGACTACGAGGACCGCGGCTCGCTCAAGACCCTGGAGTCCACGGCCCGTGCGATCGACGACATGGCCGCGCGCCGACTGCCCGTCTTCGTCGAGCCGTTCATCTCGCGCCGGGTGGACGGAACCGTCCGCAACGACCTGAGCGCCGAGGCCGTCAGCCGCTCCATCGCCATCGCCTCGGGCCTCGCGGGCACCTCCGCCTACACCTGGCTCAAGCTGCCGGTCACCGAGGACGCCGACGACATGGCCGAGGTCCTGGAGACCTCCACCCTGCCCACCGTGCTGCTGGGCGGCGAGGTCGGCGCGGACCAAGAAGGCGCGTACGAAAAATGGCGCAAGGCACTGCGGCTGCCCACCGTCCAGGGCATGGTCGTGGGCCGCTCGCTCCTGTACCCCGCCGAGGGCAGCGTGGAGACCGCGGTGGACACCGCGGTCGGCCTGCTCTGA
- the iolC gene encoding 5-dehydro-2-deoxygluconokinase, translating into MPESAEPFDLITMGRIGVDLYPLQTGVPLAQVESFGKFLGGSAANVAVAAARLGRSTAVITRTGDDPFGTYLHQELKEFGVDDRFVTPVDAYPTPITFCEIFPPDDFPLYFYRRPKAPDLEIRTDELDFFAIRAARIFWITGTGLSEEPSRSATLAALKARAKAGTTVFDLDWRPMFWQDPEAARPYYAEALRHVTVAVGNLDECEIATGVREPRACAEALLEAGVELAVVKQGPKGVLAVHRDGTSAEVPPMPVEVVNGLGAGDAFGGSLCHGLLSGWELEKTMRYANAAGALVASRLACSSAMPTPDEVADLVARG; encoded by the coding sequence ATGCCCGAGTCCGCTGAACCCTTCGACCTGATCACCATGGGACGCATCGGTGTCGACCTCTATCCGCTCCAGACGGGCGTCCCGCTGGCGCAGGTCGAGTCGTTCGGAAAGTTCCTCGGCGGCTCCGCCGCCAACGTCGCGGTGGCCGCCGCGCGCCTCGGCCGCTCCACCGCGGTGATCACCCGGACCGGCGACGATCCGTTCGGCACGTATCTGCACCAGGAACTCAAGGAGTTCGGCGTCGACGACCGCTTCGTCACCCCGGTCGACGCCTACCCGACGCCGATCACGTTCTGCGAGATCTTCCCGCCGGACGACTTCCCGCTGTACTTCTACCGGCGGCCCAAGGCCCCGGACCTGGAGATCCGCACCGACGAGCTGGACTTCTTCGCCATCCGCGCCGCCCGCATCTTCTGGATCACCGGCACCGGCCTGAGCGAAGAGCCCAGCCGCTCCGCCACGCTGGCCGCCCTCAAGGCGCGCGCCAAGGCGGGCACCACCGTCTTCGACCTCGACTGGCGCCCGATGTTCTGGCAGGACCCGGAGGCCGCCCGCCCGTACTACGCCGAGGCGCTGCGCCACGTCACCGTCGCGGTCGGCAACCTCGACGAGTGCGAGATCGCCACTGGCGTACGCGAACCTCGCGCCTGCGCCGAGGCCCTGCTGGAGGCAGGTGTCGAACTGGCCGTCGTCAAGCAGGGCCCCAAGGGAGTGCTCGCCGTGCACCGCGACGGAACGAGCGCCGAGGTGCCGCCGATGCCGGTGGAGGTCGTCAACGGCCTCGGCGCGGGCGACGCGTTCGGCGGCTCCCTCTGCCACGGGCTGCTGTCCGGCTGGGAGCTGGAGAAGACCATGCGGTACGCCAACGCCGCCGGCGCCCTCGTCGCCTCCCGCCTCGCCTGCTCCTCCGCGATGCCCACCCCGGACGAAGTCGCGGACCTCGTCGCGCGCGGCTGA
- a CDS encoding sugar ABC transporter substrate-binding protein, whose product MDRTLQPRSRRIAPLVAAAAASVLLVAGCSSSGGGKKAEEAADGTSAGKATTARMTVAMVTHAPPGDTFWDTVRKGAQAAAAKDNIKLIYSNDANAGNQANLVQNAIDQKVDGIAITLAKPDAMKDVVGKARAAGIPVVGLNSGLSDWKSLGLMEFFGQDESVAGEAFGKKLNATGAKKIACVIHEQGNVGLTQRCNGVKKTFKGTTETLYVNGTDMPSVKSTITAKLKQDSGIDHVVTLGAPIALTAVQSVSDAGSKAKVATFDLNKELVKAVQAGTIEFAVDQQPYLQGYLAVDSLWLYKNNGNYSGGGEQPVLTGPAFVDKSNADTVAKFAAKGTR is encoded by the coding sequence ATGGACCGCACGCTTCAGCCCCGTTCTCGCAGAATCGCCCCCCTCGTCGCGGCGGCCGCAGCCTCCGTGCTGCTCGTCGCCGGCTGCTCCAGCAGCGGCGGCGGCAAGAAGGCCGAGGAAGCCGCGGACGGCACCTCCGCGGGCAAGGCCACCACCGCCCGCATGACGGTCGCGATGGTGACCCACGCGCCGCCCGGGGACACCTTCTGGGACACGGTCCGCAAGGGCGCCCAGGCGGCGGCCGCCAAGGACAACATCAAGCTGATCTACTCCAACGACGCGAACGCGGGAAACCAGGCCAACCTCGTCCAGAACGCGATCGACCAGAAGGTCGACGGCATCGCGATCACGCTGGCCAAGCCGGACGCGATGAAGGACGTCGTGGGCAAGGCGAGGGCGGCCGGGATACCCGTGGTCGGCCTCAACTCGGGCCTGAGCGACTGGAAGTCCCTCGGCCTGATGGAGTTCTTCGGCCAGGACGAGAGCGTGGCGGGCGAGGCGTTCGGCAAGAAGCTGAACGCGACCGGCGCCAAGAAGATCGCCTGCGTCATCCACGAGCAGGGCAACGTCGGCCTCACCCAGCGCTGCAACGGCGTGAAGAAGACGTTCAAGGGCACCACCGAGACCCTCTACGTCAACGGCACCGACATGCCGTCGGTGAAGTCGACCATCACGGCCAAGCTCAAGCAGGACAGCGGCATCGACCACGTGGTCACGCTGGGCGCCCCGATCGCACTGACCGCCGTGCAGTCCGTGAGCGACGCGGGCAGCAAGGCCAAGGTCGCCACCTTCGACCTCAACAAGGAACTGGTGAAGGCCGTCCAGGCAGGCACCATCGAGTTCGCCGTCGACCAGCAGCCCTACCTCCAGGGCTACTTGGCGGTCGACTCCCTGTGGCTCTACAAGAACAACGGCAACTACAGCGGTGGCGGTGAGCAGCCGGTGCTGACCGGCCCGGCCTTCGTCGACAAGAGCAACGCCGACACGGTCGCCAAGTTCGCCGCGAAGGGCACCCGGTGA
- a CDS encoding ABC transporter permease, whose translation MSQATAPAASSSSPAPPAAEKDGRTAHQSLSRRLLARPEVGALIAAAGVYVFFFVAAPTFRDASALSTVLYQASVMGIMAVPVALLMIGGEFDLSAGVAVTTSALTAAILSFQLSMNVWTGVFVALIASLAVGAFNGWLLIKTGLPSFLVTLGSFLVLQGANLAVTKIFTGNVASDSISDMDGFDQAKKIFASDFSIGGVSFKITIVYWLVFAAIATWLLLRTKFGNWIFAVGGNKDSARAVGVPVNFTKIALFMGVGAGAWFVGMHLLFSFNTVQSGEGVGNEFLYIIAAVIGGCLLTGGYGSAIGPVIGAFIFGMVSQGIVYANWNPDWFKAFLGVMLLVAALVNLWVRRQATRR comes from the coding sequence ATGTCCCAAGCAACGGCCCCGGCGGCGAGTTCCTCGTCGCCGGCCCCGCCGGCCGCCGAGAAGGACGGCAGGACCGCCCATCAGTCCCTCAGCCGCAGGCTGCTCGCCCGCCCCGAGGTCGGCGCACTGATCGCGGCCGCGGGCGTCTACGTCTTCTTCTTCGTGGCGGCGCCCACCTTCCGCGACGCGAGCGCCCTGTCCACCGTGCTCTACCAGGCCTCCGTGATGGGCATCATGGCTGTTCCGGTGGCCCTGCTGATGATCGGCGGCGAGTTCGACCTCTCGGCCGGCGTCGCGGTCACCACCTCCGCGCTCACCGCCGCCATCCTCAGCTTCCAGCTGTCGATGAACGTGTGGACCGGCGTCTTCGTCGCCCTGATCGCCTCCCTCGCGGTCGGCGCGTTCAACGGCTGGCTGCTGATCAAGACCGGACTGCCCAGCTTCCTGGTCACCCTCGGGTCGTTCCTGGTCCTCCAGGGCGCGAACCTCGCCGTCACCAAGATCTTCACCGGCAACGTCGCCAGCGACTCGATCAGCGACATGGACGGCTTCGACCAGGCCAAGAAGATCTTCGCCTCCGACTTCAGCATCGGCGGAGTCAGCTTCAAGATCACCATCGTCTACTGGCTGGTCTTCGCGGCGATCGCCACCTGGCTGCTGCTGCGCACCAAGTTCGGCAACTGGATCTTCGCGGTCGGCGGGAACAAGGACAGCGCCCGCGCGGTGGGCGTCCCCGTCAACTTCACCAAGATCGCGCTGTTCATGGGCGTCGGCGCGGGCGCCTGGTTCGTCGGCATGCACCTGCTGTTCTCGTTCAACACCGTGCAGTCCGGCGAGGGCGTCGGCAACGAGTTCCTGTACATCATCGCCGCGGTGATCGGCGGCTGCCTGCTCACCGGCGGCTACGGCTCGGCGATCGGCCCGGTCATCGGCGCCTTCATCTTCGGCATGGTCTCCCAGGGCATCGTCTACGCCAACTGGAACCCGGACTGGTTCAAGGCCTTCCTCGGCGTGATGCTCCTCGTCGCCGCCCTCGTCAATCTGTGGGTCCGCCGCCAGGCGACCCGGAGGTGA
- a CDS encoding ATP-binding cassette domain-containing protein: protein MTTAKGSTPHGAILEDTPDTADACLVELRGAGKSYGNIRALHGVSLSVRPGKVTCVLGDNGAGKSTLIKIISGLHQHTEGEFLVDGRPVRLTSPREALDAGIATVYQDLATVPLMPVWRNFFLGSEMTKGPWPIRRLDIARMKETADRELRNMGIVLDDLNQPIGTLSGGQRQSVAIARAVYFGARVLILDEPTAALGVKQSGVVLKYIAAARDRGLGVIFITHNPHHAYMVGDHFSVLRLGTMELSAARSEVSLEELTNHMAGGAELAALKHELAQVRGVDVDELPEAKDLQTPAVASSEGTS from the coding sequence ATGACAACCGCCAAAGGATCCACGCCCCACGGGGCCATCCTCGAAGACACCCCGGACACGGCGGACGCCTGCCTCGTCGAGCTGCGCGGCGCCGGCAAGTCGTACGGCAACATCCGCGCCCTGCACGGCGTCTCCCTCAGCGTCCGGCCCGGCAAGGTCACCTGCGTGCTCGGGGACAACGGCGCCGGCAAGTCCACCCTCATCAAAATCATCTCCGGGCTGCACCAGCACACCGAGGGCGAATTCCTGGTGGACGGCCGGCCGGTGCGGCTCACCAGCCCCCGCGAGGCCCTCGACGCCGGCATCGCCACCGTCTACCAGGACCTCGCGACCGTCCCGCTCATGCCGGTGTGGCGCAACTTCTTCCTCGGCTCCGAGATGACCAAGGGCCCCTGGCCCATCCGCCGCCTCGACATCGCACGGATGAAGGAGACCGCCGACCGGGAACTGCGCAACATGGGCATCGTCCTCGACGACCTCAACCAGCCCATCGGCACCCTCTCCGGCGGCCAGCGCCAGTCCGTGGCCATCGCCCGCGCCGTCTACTTCGGCGCCCGCGTCCTCATCCTCGACGAGCCGACCGCCGCCCTCGGGGTCAAGCAGTCCGGCGTCGTGCTCAAGTACATTGCCGCCGCCCGCGACCGCGGCCTCGGCGTCATCTTCATCACCCACAACCCCCACCATGCGTACATGGTCGGCGACCACTTCAGCGTGCTGCGCCTGGGCACCATGGAACTCAGCGCCGCCCGCAGCGAGGTGAGCCTGGAAGAACTCACCAACCACATGGCCGGCGGCGCCGAACTGGCCGCCCTCAAGCATGAGTTGGCACAGGTCCGCGGCGTCGACGTCGACGAGCTCCCCGAAGCGAAGGACCTCCAGACACCCGCCGTGGCATCCTCCGAAGGGACCTCCTGA
- a CDS encoding sugar phosphate isomerase/epimerase family protein: MSNVPSLDRIRVGSAPDSWGVWFPDDPQQVPWRRFLDEVASSGYEWIELGPYGYLPTDPAVLKDETGQRGLQVSAGTVFTSLHRGPAVWESTWDHVSQVAALTQAMGARHLVVIPSFWRDDKTAEIIEPPELTGEQWAHLTKGMERLGHEVKETYGLDIVVHPHADTHLDTEDHVERFLDSTDTDLVNLCLDTGHYAYCGGDSVKLIETYGERIGYLHLKQVDPAILADVTANEVPFGPAVQRGVMCEPPTGIPALEPVLTAAQKLGVDLFAIVEQDMYPCPPDKPLPIAERTRAFLRTCGA, translated from the coding sequence ATGTCGAACGTGCCCTCCCTGGACCGCATCCGGGTCGGCTCCGCCCCCGACTCCTGGGGCGTCTGGTTCCCCGACGACCCTCAGCAGGTCCCCTGGCGGCGCTTCCTCGACGAGGTCGCCTCCTCCGGATACGAGTGGATCGAACTGGGCCCCTACGGCTACCTCCCGACCGACCCGGCCGTGCTCAAGGACGAGACCGGACAGCGCGGACTCCAGGTCTCCGCCGGCACGGTCTTCACCTCCCTGCACCGCGGACCCGCCGTCTGGGAGTCCACCTGGGACCACGTCAGCCAGGTCGCCGCCCTCACCCAGGCGATGGGCGCACGCCACCTGGTGGTGATCCCCTCCTTCTGGCGCGACGACAAGACCGCCGAGATCATCGAACCGCCGGAGCTCACCGGCGAGCAGTGGGCCCACCTCACCAAGGGCATGGAACGGCTCGGCCACGAGGTCAAGGAGACGTACGGCCTGGACATCGTCGTCCATCCGCACGCCGACACCCACCTCGACACCGAGGACCACGTCGAACGCTTCCTCGACTCGACCGACACCGACCTCGTCAACCTGTGCCTGGACACCGGGCACTACGCCTACTGCGGCGGCGACAGCGTCAAGCTCATCGAGACCTACGGCGAGCGCATCGGTTATCTGCACCTCAAGCAGGTCGACCCGGCGATCCTCGCGGACGTCACCGCGAACGAGGTGCCGTTCGGGCCCGCCGTCCAGCGCGGGGTGATGTGCGAACCGCCGACCGGCATCCCGGCGCTGGAACCGGTGCTGACCGCCGCGCAGAAACTCGGCGTGGACCTGTTCGCCATCGTCGAGCAGGACATGTACCCCTGCCCGCCCGACAAGCCGCTGCCGATCGCCGAACGCACCCGCGCGTTCCTGCGTACCTGCGGCGCCTGA
- a CDS encoding Gfo/Idh/MocA family protein, protein MTNRGTLGVAVVGTGRMGADHVRRISEVISGARVTAVVDIDAERAKQLADGIDGCTAYTDPAAAMAADDVDAVVIASPGPAHEAALLTAFEHDLPVLCEKPLTPDAASALRVMEAEQKLGHRRVQVGFMRRYDAEYLKLKALLDGGSIGRPLMLHNRHRNADVLPYFTEQMLINDSVVHEMDVARWLLDQEITAVTVMKPRPSGNAPEGLSDPQFVVFETDGGVLVDVEIYVNCRFGYQVQAEAVCENGTARIGDGHAMVTNTATGWGGTIAPDFVERFEDAYDREVQAWVDATRRGEVTGPSSWDGYAAAAVCEAGVRAQAEGRRVEVELIERPALYR, encoded by the coding sequence ATGACCAACCGCGGAACGCTCGGGGTCGCCGTCGTCGGCACCGGCCGCATGGGTGCCGACCACGTACGCCGCATCAGCGAAGTGATCAGCGGGGCGCGGGTGACCGCCGTCGTGGACATCGACGCGGAGCGGGCCAAGCAGCTCGCCGACGGCATCGACGGCTGCACCGCGTACACCGACCCGGCCGCCGCGATGGCCGCCGACGACGTCGACGCCGTAGTCATCGCCTCTCCCGGGCCCGCCCATGAGGCGGCCCTGCTCACCGCCTTCGAGCACGACCTGCCGGTCCTGTGCGAGAAGCCGCTCACCCCCGACGCGGCCTCCGCGCTGCGCGTCATGGAGGCCGAGCAGAAACTCGGCCACCGCCGCGTGCAGGTGGGGTTCATGCGCCGCTACGACGCCGAGTACCTGAAGCTCAAGGCGCTGCTGGACGGCGGCAGCATCGGCCGCCCGCTGATGCTGCACAACCGGCACCGCAACGCCGACGTGCTGCCGTACTTCACCGAGCAGATGCTCATCAACGACTCCGTCGTGCATGAGATGGACGTCGCCCGCTGGCTGCTCGACCAGGAGATCACCGCGGTCACGGTGATGAAGCCGCGCCCTTCCGGCAACGCGCCCGAGGGCCTGTCGGACCCGCAGTTCGTCGTCTTCGAGACCGACGGCGGCGTGCTGGTCGACGTGGAGATCTACGTCAACTGCCGCTTCGGCTACCAGGTGCAGGCGGAAGCCGTCTGCGAGAACGGCACCGCCCGCATCGGCGACGGCCATGCGATGGTCACCAACACGGCCACCGGCTGGGGCGGCACCATCGCCCCGGATTTCGTGGAGCGCTTCGAGGACGCCTACGACCGCGAGGTCCAGGCCTGGGTGGACGCCACCCGGCGCGGCGAGGTCACCGGCCCCAGCTCCTGGGACGGCTACGCGGCTGCGGCCGTGTGCGAGGCGGGCGTCCGCGCCCAGGCCGAAGGCCGCCGGGTGGAGGTCGAACTGATCGAGCGCCCCGCTCTCTACCGCTGA
- a CDS encoding carboxymuconolactone decarboxylase family protein has protein sequence MTLRVPKAELDPELRDIMIKQLGAVPEPVEVLAHNPKVAAANQEFSARIPGWDAADASLKTFAHMAVAAQVGCSWCLDINYFHAQNQHLDLAKASQVPRWRESEVFTPLERDVMEYAEAMTNTPTTVTDELYASLLDRLGPAAMVELTVFIGFANFATRCNTAHGITSQGYSDACAIPLAPRPEASGVGSTA, from the coding sequence ATGACGCTCCGCGTCCCGAAGGCCGAGCTCGACCCCGAGCTCCGCGACATCATGATCAAGCAGCTCGGTGCCGTGCCCGAACCCGTCGAGGTGCTGGCCCACAACCCCAAGGTCGCCGCGGCCAACCAGGAGTTCTCGGCCAGGATTCCCGGCTGGGACGCGGCCGACGCGAGCCTCAAGACGTTCGCGCACATGGCCGTCGCGGCACAGGTCGGCTGCAGCTGGTGCCTCGACATCAACTACTTCCACGCGCAGAACCAGCACCTGGACCTCGCCAAGGCGAGCCAGGTGCCGCGCTGGCGGGAGTCGGAGGTGTTCACGCCGCTGGAGCGCGACGTGATGGAGTACGCCGAGGCCATGACGAACACGCCGACGACCGTCACCGACGAGCTGTACGCGAGCCTGCTCGACCGGCTCGGCCCGGCGGCGATGGTCGAACTCACCGTGTTCATCGGCTTCGCCAACTTCGCGACCCGGTGCAACACGGCCCACGGGATCACCTCGCAGGGCTACTCCGATGCCTGCGCCATTCCGCTGGCCCCACGTCCGGAGGCGTCCGGCGTAGGGTCGACGGCATGA
- the sigJ gene encoding RNA polymerase sigma factor SigJ: MTDDPFVVHRSLLFTVAYEMLGSAADAEDVLQESWLRWAGVDQAQVRDPRSYLVRTVTRQALNRLRSLSRSREEYVGEWLPEPLLTTPDVAEDVELAESVSIAMLTVLETLGPTERAVFVLREIFELPYGEIAEATGKSAAAVRQIARRAREHVAARRPRVQVSPSEQQAVVERFLAALRTGQLQRLMEVMAPDVVLIADGGGLASAARVPIHGAELVASLLARPDREVSTVWLNGAPAGRIEADGRLAAVSLVVEGGRITHIYAMANPRKLTRLEEPAELAR, translated from the coding sequence ATGACCGACGACCCCTTCGTCGTCCATCGCAGCCTGCTGTTCACGGTCGCCTACGAGATGCTCGGGTCGGCCGCCGACGCGGAGGACGTGCTTCAGGAGTCCTGGCTGCGCTGGGCCGGCGTCGACCAGGCGCAGGTGCGCGACCCACGCTCCTACCTCGTGCGGACCGTCACCCGCCAGGCGCTCAACCGTCTGCGGTCGTTGTCGCGCAGCCGTGAGGAGTACGTCGGCGAGTGGCTGCCGGAACCACTCCTCACCACCCCCGATGTCGCCGAGGACGTCGAACTCGCGGAGAGCGTCTCGATCGCGATGCTGACCGTGCTCGAAACGCTCGGGCCGACGGAGCGGGCGGTGTTCGTGCTCCGCGAGATCTTCGAGCTGCCGTACGGCGAGATCGCCGAGGCCACGGGCAAGTCCGCGGCCGCGGTGCGGCAGATCGCGCGGCGGGCCCGCGAGCATGTCGCGGCGAGGCGGCCACGGGTACAGGTGAGCCCGTCGGAACAGCAGGCCGTGGTGGAACGGTTCCTGGCCGCGCTGCGCACCGGGCAGTTGCAGCGGCTGATGGAGGTCATGGCGCCGGACGTGGTCCTGATCGCCGACGGCGGCGGGCTCGCGTCCGCTGCCCGGGTTCCGATCCATGGGGCCGAACTGGTGGCGTCGCTGCTTGCGCGCCCGGACCGGGAGGTGTCGACCGTGTGGCTCAACGGCGCGCCTGCGGGCCGGATCGAGGCCGACGGCCGGCTGGCCGCGGTGAGCCTCGTGGTGGAGGGCGGGCGGATCACCCACATCTACGCGATGGCGAACCCCCGGAAGCTGACGAGGCTCGAAGAACCGGCCGAACTCGCCAGGTGA
- a CDS encoding Gfo/Idh/MocA family protein, with protein sequence MENEASGAARRPLGVAVVGFGWMGRVHSQAYARVLHHFPQLTVRPELVTVAEEVPGRAEEAAAQFGFSGTARDWREVAADPRVHAVSITAPNFLHREIGVAMAEAGKHIWIEKPVGLTADDARAVADAVAKSGVQGTVGFNYRNAPAVETARELIASGDLGTVTHARIRLFSDYAAHPDGALTWRYERARGGSGVLGDLAAHGADLARFLLGDIDALTADTAVFVPERARPSGATAGHTLATGGTLGPVENEDYVSCLLRFASGARGVLEACRVSVGEQNNYGFEVHGTKGAVFWDFRRMNELGVSRGTSYQDQPVSTLYVGPGDGAYGAFQPGAANSMSYDDLKVIEAHRFLRSIAEQTPYGATLTDAVHSAAALEAMATSAASGAWVGLPRSA encoded by the coding sequence ATGGAGAACGAAGCCAGTGGAGCCGCACGTCGGCCTCTCGGCGTCGCGGTCGTCGGCTTCGGCTGGATGGGCCGTGTGCACAGTCAGGCGTACGCCCGTGTGCTGCACCATTTCCCGCAGCTGACCGTGCGACCGGAGCTGGTGACCGTCGCCGAGGAGGTGCCCGGGCGCGCCGAGGAGGCCGCCGCGCAGTTCGGGTTCTCCGGCACCGCCCGTGACTGGCGCGAGGTCGCCGCGGACCCCCGGGTGCACGCGGTGAGCATCACGGCCCCTAACTTCCTGCACCGCGAGATCGGCGTGGCGATGGCCGAGGCGGGCAAGCACATCTGGATCGAGAAGCCGGTCGGTCTCACCGCCGACGACGCCCGTGCGGTCGCCGACGCGGTCGCCAAGTCCGGGGTCCAGGGCACGGTCGGCTTCAACTACCGCAACGCGCCCGCCGTGGAGACGGCCCGCGAGCTGATCGCCTCCGGTGACCTCGGCACGGTCACGCACGCCCGCATCCGGCTCTTCAGCGACTACGCCGCGCATCCCGACGGCGCGCTGACGTGGCGCTACGAGCGTGCTCGCGGCGGCAGCGGCGTGCTCGGTGACCTCGCCGCGCACGGCGCGGACCTGGCCCGTTTCCTGCTCGGCGACATCGACGCGCTCACCGCCGACACCGCGGTCTTCGTGCCGGAGCGGGCGCGCCCCAGTGGGGCCACCGCCGGTCACACGCTGGCCACCGGGGGCACGCTGGGCCCGGTGGAGAACGAGGACTACGTCTCCTGCCTGCTGCGCTTCGCCTCCGGCGCCCGCGGTGTCCTGGAGGCCTGCCGCGTCTCGGTGGGCGAGCAGAACAACTACGGCTTCGAGGTCCACGGCACGAAGGGCGCCGTCTTCTGGGACTTCCGCCGCATGAACGAACTCGGCGTCAGCCGCGGCACGTCGTACCAGGACCAGCCCGTCAGCACCCTGTACGTCGGGCCGGGGGACGGCGCATACGGTGCGTTCCAGCCCGGCGCCGCGAACAGCATGAGCTACGACGACCTGAAGGTCATCGAGGCCCACCGCTTCCTGCGTTCCATCGCCGAACAGACGCCGTACGGGGCCACGTTGACGGACGCCGTCCACAGCGCCGCGGCGCTGGAGGCCATGGCGACGTCCGCCGCGAGCGGTGCGTGGGTGGGCCTGCCGCGCTCCGCCTGA